In the Oreochromis aureus strain Israel breed Guangdong linkage group 14, ZZ_aureus, whole genome shotgun sequence genome, one interval contains:
- the LOC120443491 gene encoding uncharacterized protein LOC120443491 isoform X2, translating into MSRLLKNKINAEFTRITTVPLLSTFMSSLDQYSDQLMKILRKKGGETARRITAALSAISQSSRIEVKRECILKAVIIYLNENPENLIKEYMDFNVMEADELERMDLGVYKIIHEGAQPDDSLEDVGIIIERCTVLPDLRDVASGCALLFGLIYCLNLSYPKPLCYTFEFFQKVLMGLEDKKLSNKIQVLKNKLCQKETQ; encoded by the exons ATGTCAAGACTGCTCAAGAACAAG ATCAATGCGGAGTTCACCCGAATCACCACAGTTCCACTGCTGTCCACATTCATGAGCAGTCTTGACCAGTACTCTGACCAGTTGATGAAGATTCTACGAAAAAAAGGAGGGGAAACAGCGCGGCGGATCACAGCAGCGTTGTCTGCAATTTCACAG aGTTCCCGAATCGAAGTGAAGCGTGAATGCATCCTTAAAGCTGTGATTATATACCTGAATGAGAACCCTGAAAATCTCATCAAAGAGTACATG GATTTCAACGTGATGGAAGCTGATGAGCTCGAGAGGATGGATTTGGGTGTTTATAAAATAATCCATGAAGGAGCACAGCCTGATGACTCCCTTGAAGATGTTGGCATCATTATCGAGAGATGCACTGTCTTGCCGGATCTTCGCGATGTGGCGAGCGGGTGTGCACTTTTGTTTGGGCTAATTTACTGCCTCAATCTGAGTTACCCAAAGCCACTTTGCTACACATTTGAGTTCTTCCAGAAGGTGCTCATGGGACTGGAAGACAAAAAACTGTCTAACAAAATACAAGTGCTGAAGAACAAACTCTGCCAAAAGGAGACGCAATGA
- the LOC120443491 gene encoding sterile alpha motif domain-containing protein 3-like isoform X1 — MAATLRVILGVDNSSKLVLPSGIPGSVDILKEEIQRQFGLTEDFRLQYRDVEFDNEYMNLTTTGDIKDKSTIKIIYTQNSAPSTVPTTAPTAASRETVPQFAAPSLPDTDILSSSDSSASCSSLRLRKWPLNFPIPTFSFDVEFQLHRAQQEYENNGTLLDPSPKLKSDILDMLASEIAKYKVYPSSGDIDDVAKTLIQKYPFLKETGSVTGCEGWKVSLKYKMANYRTTLRNIGCPEVAINTLQHKREREKSPRRNNVKKPRKAEVNFLPQYPAGETKKSLEEERQALLIEVKKTNNDQIIKTKMDKTFAHRRREVIEEMPFIAEFKSRWPALFKVPEINAEFTRITTVPLLSTFMSSLDQYSDQLMKILRKKGGETARRITAALSAISQSSRIEVKRECILKAVIIYLNENPENLIKEYMDFNVMEADELERMDLGVYKIIHEGAQPDDSLEDVGIIIERCTVLPDLRDVASGCALLFGLIYCLNLSYPKPLCYTFEFFQKVLMGLEDKKLSNKIQVLKNKLCQKETQ, encoded by the exons ATGGCTGCTACTTTGAGGGTGATACTTGGAGTGGACAATTCATCCAAGTTGGTGCTTCCTTCTGGAATCCCTGGTTCAGTGGACATTTTAAAAGAGGAAATACAAAGACAGTTTGGATTGACTGAAGATTTCAGGCTTCAATATAGAGATGTTGAGTTTGACAATGAATACATGAATCTAACCACAACTGGGGACATTAAAGACAAGAGTACAATCAAAATAATTTACACTCAAAACTCTGCGCCGTCCACTGTGCCCACCACAGCACCCACAGCTGCCTCCAGAGAGACAGTACCACAGTTTGCTGCGCCATCCTTGCCAGACACTGACATCCTTTCCTCCTCAGACTCCAGTGCCTCTTGTTCATCTCTTCGCTTGCGGAAATGGCCCTTAAACTTTCCAATACCAACGTTTAGTTTTGATGTGGAGTTTCAGTTACACAGAGCCCAGCAAGAATATGAAAACAATGGGACTCTCTTAGACCCGAGCCCAAAACTCAAATCTGACATATTAGATATGTTGGCATCAGAAATTGCAAAATACAAAGTTTATCCATCAAGTGGAGATATTGATGATGTCGCTAAAACGTTAATTCAAAAATATCCCTTTCTCAAAGAGACCGGATCTGTGACGGGCTGTGAAGGCTGGAAAGTAAGCCTAAAATACAAAATGGCCAATTACCGGACAACACTGAGAAACATAGGGTGCCCAGAGGTGGCAATAAACACTCTACAACACAAGAGAGAACGAGAGAAGAGTCCACGTCGAAACAACGTCAAAAAGCCACGGAAAGCAGAAGTGAACTTTTTACCACAATACCCTGcaggagaaacaaagaaaagtctGGAGGAAGAACGACAAGCACTACTGATTGAggtgaagaaaacaaacaacgaTCAAATAATCAAAACAAAGATGGATAAGACGTTTGCACACAGAAGAAGAGAGGTGATTGAAGAGATGCCATTCATCGCAGAGTTCAAGAGCAGATGGCCGGCCCTCTTCAAAGTACCCGAG ATCAATGCGGAGTTCACCCGAATCACCACAGTTCCACTGCTGTCCACATTCATGAGCAGTCTTGACCAGTACTCTGACCAGTTGATGAAGATTCTACGAAAAAAAGGAGGGGAAACAGCGCGGCGGATCACAGCAGCGTTGTCTGCAATTTCACAG aGTTCCCGAATCGAAGTGAAGCGTGAATGCATCCTTAAAGCTGTGATTATATACCTGAATGAGAACCCTGAAAATCTCATCAAAGAGTACATG GATTTCAACGTGATGGAAGCTGATGAGCTCGAGAGGATGGATTTGGGTGTTTATAAAATAATCCATGAAGGAGCACAGCCTGATGACTCCCTTGAAGATGTTGGCATCATTATCGAGAGATGCACTGTCTTGCCGGATCTTCGCGATGTGGCGAGCGGGTGTGCACTTTTGTTTGGGCTAATTTACTGCCTCAATCTGAGTTACCCAAAGCCACTTTGCTACACATTTGAGTTCTTCCAGAAGGTGCTCATGGGACTGGAAGACAAAAAACTGTCTAACAAAATACAAGTGCTGAAGAACAAACTCTGCCAAAAGGAGACGCAATGA